Within the Enterobacter bugandensis genome, the region TATCGCCCGTACCGGCAAACTTACCGCCGTAGGCGCGGTAGTTATTGGTCACCACCAGGAAGGTGGCATTCGGGTCGATCGCCTTGCCGTTGAACGTCAGGTTTTTGATGCGTTCGGCCTGCGGATTAATCGCCTGGCACTCGCCGTCATATTTCGCCGGCTGGGTGACGTCAATCTGGTAATTTACGCCGTCGATCACGTCGAAGTTGTAGGTGCGGAAGCCATCCCAGTTAATCAGCGGCTGTGGTTTACTGCTCTTCGGGTCGATCTGGTTAAACTGCCCGGCGGAGCATTCCAGCCACTCCTTCACCTCTTTCCCCGTGGCTTTAACCACCACCAGGGTATTCGGGTAGAGATAGAGATCGGCGGCGTTACGGAAGGTGAGCTGGCCTTTTTCGACCTCAACATAGCTTGCCGGGTCGTTCTTGCGTCCGCCCACTTTGAATGGCGCAGCGGCAGACAGCACCGGCAGTTTTGCCAGATCCGGATCGCCCTGAACAAAGTGTTCGGCATAGGCTTTCTGGGCCATGTTGACTACCTGAACGGTCGGATCGTCCTGCACCAGTGCCAGGAAGCTGTACATATTGTCGGCGGATTTGCCGATCGGCTTGCTGACGAATTCGCGGGTGGCGTCGTGGTCGTGCTTCAGCACGTCGACCAGCTTTTTATCTTCCGCGGCCAGGGATTTTTTAGCCGCCGCGTCGTAAATTGGGCGCGCTTCGGCTTTTGACTGCGTCACCTTCCAGCTGCCGCTGTCGTTATTTAGCACCAGATCCACCACGCCAAGGTGGTCGCCCCACATGCCCGGCATCACCGACGGTACGCCGTTGAGCGTCCCTTTCTCGATATCCGCCCCTTTAATGCTGGCAAAGTCTTTGCCCGGGAAAACGGCGTGAGCGTGGCCGAACAGGATCGCGTCAACGCCCGGGACTTCGCTCAGATAGTAAACGGAGTTCTCCGCCATGGCCTGATACGGATCGGCGGAGAGACCCGAGTGGGCGACAATCACCACCAGATCCGCGCCTTTCGCGCGCATTTCCGGCACGTACTTGCGCGCGGTTTCGGTAATGTCATTAACGGTCACTTTGCCGTCGAGGTTGGCTTTATCCCAGGTCATGATCTGCGGCGGTACGAAGCCGATATAGCCGATTTTCAGCGTCTGCTTTTTACCGTCCCGATCGACAACTTCACTCTCTTTAATCAGGTAAGGGGTAAAGAGCGGCTTTTGCGTCTTAACGTCGATGATATTAGCGTTAACGTACGGGAACTTCGCGCCGGCCAGCGCATCGTGCAGGTATTTCAGGCCGTAGTTAAATTCGTGGTTGCCCAGGTTGCCGACGGCATAGTCCAGCGTGTTCATCGCTTTATAAACGGGATGGATCTCGCCTTTCTTCAGACCTTTTGCCGCCATGTAGTCGCCGAGCGGGCTGCCCTGAATGAGATCGCCGTTGTCCACCAGCACGCTATTTTTGACTTCACCCCGCGCGGCGTTGATCAAACTTGCTGTACGTACCAGTCCGAATTTTTCCGTAGGGGTATCTTTGTAGTAATCGAAGTCCATCATATTGCTGTGCAGATCGGTCGTTTCCAGAATACGCAGATCTACCGTCGCCGCCTGCACGCTCGCTGCAATCAGCGTCGCCAGAAGCGTTGCACTAAACTTAATCATCAGAGGAGTCCTTTTTTCGATCCGTTCCACAAAAGAGTATGTATCTATCGTTTGTTGCTTACAGAAATGTGAATCCTGACAGAAAAAAGCGACCTGAAACCGGAATTGCTTCACAGATAGCGGAATTGTTCACATTACGATATAACTAAAACAAAGAGTTAACCTCACTGCGTTAACAAAGAGGTGGAAAATGCTAGATAAGATTTGTCAGCTCGCACGGGATGCGGGAGATGCCATCATGCAGGTGTATGACGGTGTTAAACCGATGGAGGTCGTCAGCAAGGCGGACGACTCCCCGGTCACGGCGGCCGATATCGCGGCGCATAAGGTGATCCTGCAAGGTCTGCAGGCCTTAACGCCGGATATCCCCGTTCTGTCTGAAGAAGCGCCGCAAAGCTGGGACGAGCGCCAGCACTGGCAGCGCTACTGGCTGGTCGATCCGCTGGACGGGACAAAAGAGTTCATCAAGCGCAACGGTGAGTTCACCGTCAATATTGCCCTGATTGAGAAGGGTAAAGCGGTGCTCGGCGTGGTCTACGCGCCGGTAATGAAGGTGATGTACAGCGCCGCTGAAGGGAAAGCCTGGAAGGAGGAGTGCGGCGTACGCAAGCAAATCCAGGTGCGCGATGCCCGTCCACCGCTGGTGGTGATTAGCCGCTCGCACAGCGACAGCGAGCTGGAGGAATACCTGCAACAGCTGGGTGAACACCAGACCACCTCGATTGGCTCGTCGCTGAAATTCTGCCTGGTGGCGGAAGGTCAGGCGCAGCTGTATCCGCGCTTTGGGCCAACTAACGTCTGGGATACCGCGGCAGGCCATGCCGTTGCCGCGGCCGCCGGGGCGCATGTCCATGACTGGCAGGGCAAGCCGCTGGACTACACCCCGCGCGAATCATTCCTCAACCCCGGCTTCCGCGTCTCTCTTTACTGAGCCAGCAGTTTGTGCAGCAGGGCGACAACCTGCTGCACCTCTTCCTGAGTTAACGCGCCGTCTTTCACCCACTGCACGCGGCCGTCCTTATCCAGCACTACAATCGCGGAGCTCTCTTCCTCAAGCTGCCAGGCCTTACGCGTCACGCCGTTGCTGTCGACGATAAACTGGGACCACGGGTAGAGCTTTTTATTGCTCTCAAGGCTTGAGCGCACAAACATCCCGGAGCCCGGAATGGCATCATCGGTGTTCACAATCGTGGTGGTCTGGTAGCGGTCATGGGGGAATTTTGCGGCCTTGATCGCCTCCACCAGGCTGGCATTCTTCTCTTTTGCGGATGTACGACCGGCAATATGTTGTACAACTCTCACTTTGCCCGCGAGCTGCGCGCTATTCCAGGCTTTATAGCTAAACTTATCATTGTCGAGAATCAATTCTCCCCGGTCAGCAATGCCGACTGGCGGTACACGTTGTCCTTTTTCAATGCTGTGAGCGGAAGCCCACAGGGGCAGCAGCAGGCAGGCTGCCGCAAGGATGTTACGTAGGGTCATGGCGTTTCCTTATTGTTTGCAGGTGATCCGACCACTTGGTCATACGCTTTTAATCATAAGTGCGATCAATGTGGTTTTCCCGCAATCCGAGTGCCAGTTTGCGGGTGAACGCACATATCCATGAAAAAACGACGGCTTATACTGCTCTCTATCACGCTTTGCAAAGATTATTCTGAATAATTGTAATCAAACGGTAAATAAACTTATGCACACTGGGTAACACCGTAGTTCTGGTCTATAGTCATTGGGCATCAAAATTTGCGCTCAGGACAGTCGGGCCGATTGTGGCACCGCAAGAGCGTATGATTCGCAGGAGATACAAGAATGAAAATTTTCCAACGCTACAACCCGCTTCAGGTGGCGAAGTACGTGAAGATCCTGTTCCGTGGACGGTTGTATATCAAGGATGTTGGCGCTTTTGAGTTTGATAAGGGCAAGATCCTTGTCCCAAAAGTGAAGGACAAACAGCACCTGTCTGTGATGTCCGAAGTCAACCGTCAGGTTATGCGTCTGCAAACTGAGATGGCTTAACCAACGTGCTATGCAGTAGGTAGTTAAAAAGACGGCTCCCGATGGGAGCCGTTGATGTTTGTGGGGGTAGGTACGTTACGCCGACACCTTCTCTTCCGCGTCCGGCAGCTTCGGCACCAGTACGGTCGGCTTGTTGTCGATACGCGTCACCAGCAGCTGGTCGATGCGATAGTTATCAATATCCACCACCTCAAACTTGTAGCCGGAGAACTTCACCGAGTCGGTGCGTTTCGGGATTTTACGCAGCATAAACATCATAAAGCCGCCGATGGTTTCGTAGTTACCGGACTGCGGGAACTCGTCGATATCCAGCACGCGCATGACGTCTTCAATCGGCGTACCGCCGTCGATCAGCCATGAATTATCGTCACGCTGAACAATCTGCTCTTCCAGTCCCTGGCCAACCAGGTCTCCCATCAGCGTGGTCATCACGTCGTTCAGCGTGATGATACCCACCACCAGCGCGTATTCATTCATGATCACCGCGAAGTCTTCCCCGGCGGTTTTGAAACTTTCCAGCGCTTCGGAGAGCGTCAGGGTGTCCGGCACAATCAGGGTATTGCGGATCTGCACGCCGCTGTTCAGCGCCAGGCTCTGGTTTGCCAGCACGCGGTTCAGCAGGTCTTTGGAGTCGACGTAACCGATGATGTGGTCGATATCTTCATTACAGACCAGGAACTTGGAGTGAGGATGCTGCGCTACTTTGTTCTTCAGGCTCTGCTCATCTTCATGTAAATCGAACCAGATAATGTTTTCGCGGCCCGTCATGGAAGAGGGCACGGTACGGGATTCCAGTTCAAATACGTTCTCAATCAGCTCGTGTTCCTGCTTACGCAGCACTCCGGCCAGCGCGCCGGCTTCCACCACCGCATAAATGTCGTCAGAGGTGATGTCGTCTTTACGCACCATTGGCAGCTTAAAGATGCGGAAAATCACGTTCGCCAGGCCGTTGAAGAACCACACCAGCGGACGAAACACGTACAGACAGAAGCGCATCGGGTTGATGATACGCAAAGCTACAGCTTCTGGCGCAATCATACCGATGCGTTTCGGGGTCAGGTCTGCAAAGAGGATGAACAGGCCGGTTACCAGCGAGAAGGAGAGAATAAAGCTCAGCTGTTCGGCAAGCTCAGCGGACATGTATTTGACAAAGAGGCTATAAAACGCTGGAGAAAAGGCCGCATCGCCCACGATACCGCCGAGAATGGCGACCGCGTTAAGGCCAATCTGCACCACGGTGAAGAACATGCCGGGGTTTTCCTGCATTTTCAGGATGCGGGTGGCATTGATGTTGCCCTCGTCGGCAAGCAGCTTCAGTTTGATTTTACGGGACGCGGCCAGCGAGATCTCAGATATCGAGAAAAATGCACTGACGGCAATAAGACAAAGTATTACTAAAATACTGTTTAACATAGTTTATCCGGCTTCTCGCCAGATCCTCAGAAGGGGAGTTGATACCATTTGTGTGAAAACACGTAGAACGTCAGCTCGTAGCGTTGAGCCGATTATTTCAGCGGTAGTATAGCGTAAAGAGATGTAAATCTGCCAGAGGTCACATTTTTGGCATAAAACAGACCGGACAGCGTGCGCTGTCCGGTACGGGTGACGATTTAACGGTTAATAATCAGGCCAGCTGTGGCGGCAGGCAGACGCCGATGCCCCCGATGCCGCAGTAGCCGTACGGGTTTTTGTGCAGATACTGCTGATGATCGTCCTCGGCATAGTAGAACGGCTTCGCGGTGGCGATTTCCGTGGTCACCTCGCGCGTATCGCCTGCTTCACGCATGGCCTGCTGGAAACGCTCAAGGCTGGCGCGCGCGGCGGCGTCCTGCTCAGGCGTGAGCGGATAAATGGCCGAGCGATACTGTGTGCCGTGGTCGTTGCCCTGACGCATGCCCTGCGCCGGGTCATGATTCTCCCAAAAGACCTGCAGGAGCTGTTCGTAGCTGATGACCGTCGGGTCATATACCACGCGGACCGCTTCCGCATGGCCGGTTTCGCCGGAGCAGACTTCGCGGTAGGTTGGGTTTGGCGTGTAGCCGCCCGTGTAGCCGGCCGCGGTGCTGTAAACGCCGGGCAGCTGCCAAAAGAGGCGCTCAACGCCCCAGAAGCAGCCCATGGCGAACAGGGCGATTTCCATTCCATCAGGAACGTTGGTCATTGAATGGTTATTGACGGCGTGTAAGGTCGCCATAGGCATAGGGGTGTTGCGTCCCGGTAATGCATCAGCTTGTGAAACCAGATGCTTCTTGTCGAATAAACTCACGATGGGGCCTCCCGGGGTGCGATGTTTCGGTTAAGGTTGTCACGAAGCGTTTAATTGAACACAATAAATGCGCTGAATGAGACTAGATTTAATCATAAGAAATATTTGGGTGTTACACCCGTTTTCAACCCACGATTTGGGTTTTTGGCTTCCGGGCCGTATTTTGCCGCACGGCGGCGCTTCATTTGCTTCCAGGGTGGAAAAGGGATATTCAGGAGAAAACGTGACAAAAATCCGCCAGTTATGTTTAGTCAGTGTATTGCTGACAAGCGGGGTTGCCAGCGCGGCGAATGTCCGTTTGCAGGTTGAGGGGTTATCCGGGACGCTGGAAAAAAACGTGCGTGCGCAGCTGTCGACCATCCAGAGCGATGAGGTGACGCCGGACCGGCGTTTTCGCGCGCGCGTGGATGACGCGATCCGTGAAGGGCTAAAAGCGCTGGGGTATTACGAACCCACCATTGATTTCGATCTCCGCCCGCCGCCAAAGAAGGGGCGTCAGGTGCTTATTGCCCGCGTCTCGCCGGGCGAGCCGGTGCTGATTGGCGGCACGAACGTCATCCTGCGCGGCGGTGCGCGCACCGACCGCGACTACCTGGACCTGCTCAGCACGCGGCCGAAAATCGGCACCGTGCTCAACCACGGTGACTACGACCACTTCAAAAAAGAGCTGACGAGCGTCTCTCTGCGCAAAGGCTACTTCGACAGCCAGTTCAATAAAAGCCAGCTGGGCATCGCGCTGGAGCGACGTCAGGCCTTCTGGGATATTGACTACGACAGCGGTGAGCGCTACCGCTTTGGCGATGTAACGTTTGAAGGTTCGCAAATTCGTGAAGAATATCTGCAAAACCTCGTGCCGTTTAAAAAAGGCGATTACTACCAGTCGAGCGATCTTGCGGAGCTGAACCGTCGCCTCTCCGCTACCGGCTGGTTTAACTCCGTAGTTGTCGCACCGGAATTTGATAAGTCTCGCAAAACCAAGGTGTTGCCGCTGCACGGCGTTGTCTCGCCGCGCACCGAGAACACCATTGAGACCGGTGTTGGCTACTCGACAGACGTCGGTCCGCGCGTGAAGACCTCCTGGAAAAAACCGTGGATGAACTCCTACGGCCACAGCCTGACCACCAGCGCCAGCATTTCCGCACCGGAACAGCAGCTTGATTTCAGCTATAAAATTCCGCTGCTGAAAAACCCGCTTGAGCAATATTACCTGGTGCAGGGCGGCTTTAAGCGTACCGATTTGAACGATACCGAGCAGGACTCGACAACGCTTGCGGTTTCACGCTTCTGGGATCTCTCCAGCGGCTGGCAGCGCGCCATTAACCTGCGCTGGAGCCTTGATCACTTTACCCAGGCAAACGTCACCAACACCACTATGCTGCTTTATCCGGGCGTGATGATCAGCCGTACCCGCTCGCGCGGCGGCCTGATGCCAACCTGGGGTGATTCACAGCGGTACTCTATCGACTACTCCAATACGATGTGGGGCTCTGACGTCGACTTCACGGTGGTGCAGGCGCAAAACGTCTGGATCCGCACGCTGTATGACAAACACCGCTTTGTAATGCGCGGCAATCTCGGCTGGATTGAGACGGGGGATTTCGAGCGCGTTCCGCCGGACCTGCGCTTCTTCGCCGGGGGCGACCGCAGCATTCGCGGGTATAAGTACAAATCGATCTCACCTGAAAACGAAAAAGGCCAGCTGACCGGGGCATCCAAACTGGCGACCGGATCGCTGGAGTATCAGTACAACGTCAGCGGCAAGTGGTGGGGAGCCATGTTTGTTGACGGTGGTGAAGCGGTGAACGATATCCGCCGCAGCGATTTCAAAACCGGTGCAGGCGTGGGCGTACGCTGGCAATCACCCGTCGGGCCCATCAAGCTCGACTTCGCCGTGCCGGTGGGCGACAAAGATGAACACGGATTACAGTTTTACATCGGTCTGGGGCCTGAATTATGAGTTTATGGAAGAAAATAAGCCTCGGGGTGCTGATTTTTATCGTGCTGCTGCTCGGTACGGTGGCGTTTCTGGTGGGAACGACGACCGGGCTGCATCTGCTGTTTAACGCCGCGAACCGGTGGGTGCCGGGGCTGGAAATTGGTCAGGTAACGGGCGGCTGGCGCGACCTGCATCTGAAGAACATCCGCTACGAGCAGCCGGGCGTGGCGGTCAACGCCGGGGAATTCCATCTCGCGGTGAAGCTGGGCTGCCTGCGGGACAGCAAGCTCTGCGTGAACGATCTGTCGCTAAAAGACGTCAACGTGGCGATAGACTCAAAGAAAATGCCGAAGTCTGCGCCGGTTGAGGAAGAGGACAGCGGCCCGCTGAATCTCTCCACGCCGTACCCGATTGCGCTCTATCGGGTGGCGCTCGATAACGTCAATATCAAAATCGACGACACCACCGTTTCGGTGATGGATTTCACCTCCGGCCTGCGCTGGCAGGAGAAAAACCTCACCCTGACGCCAACCTCGCTGCAGGGGTTGCTGATCGCGCTGCCGAAAGTGGCGGACGTGGCGCAGGAAGAGATCGTCGAACCGAAGATCCAGAACCCGCAGCCGGAAGAGAAGCCGCTGGGCGAAACGCTGAAAGAACTCTTCTCGAAGCCTGTCCTGCCTGAAATGACCGACGTGCATCTGCCGCTGAACCTCAACATTGAGGAGTTCAAAGGCGAACAGCTGCGCCTGACCGGCGACACCGATCTGACGGTCTTTAACATGCTGCTGAAAGTCAGCAGTATTGACGGCAACATGAAGCTCGACGCGCTGGATATCGATACCAACCAAGGCTCGGTGAACGCGTCAGGCAACGCCCTGCTGCGCGACAGCTGGCCGGTGGATATCACCCTCAATAGCGCCCTGAATATCGACCCGCTGAAGGGCGAAAAAGTGAAGGTTAAAGTGGGCGGGGCGCTGCGCGAGAAGCTGGATATCGGGGTGAATCTCTCCGGCCCGGTAGACATGGCCCTGCGCGCGCAAACCCAGCTGGCGGAAGCCGGGCTGCCGCTCAATCTGGAGGTTGTCAGCAAGCAGCTTTACTGGCCGTTTACCGGCGAAAAACAGTATCAGGCCGACGATCTGAAGCTGAAGCTGAGCGGCAAGATGACCGACTACACGCTCTCGTTCCGCACTGCGGTGAAGGGGCAGGGCGTGCCGCCCGCGACCATCACGCTGGATGCAAAAGGCAACGAACAGCAGGTTAACCTCGACAAGCTGACCGTCGCGGCGCTGGAAGGCAAAACGGAACTGACTGCGCTGCTCGACTGGCAGCAGGCGATCAGCTGGCGCGGCGAGCTGAAGCTGACGGGAATTAACACCGCCAAAGAGGTGCCGGACTGGCCGTCGAAGCTGGACGGGCTGATCAAAACCCGCGGCAGCCTCTACGGCGGCACGTGGCAGATGGACGTGCCGGAAATCAAGCTCACCGGGAACGTGAAGCAGAACAAGGTGAACGTTGAAGGCTCGGTGAAGGGCAACAGCTACCTGCAGTGGATTATCCCGGGACTGCACGTGGCGCTGGGCCGCAACATGGCGGATATCAAAGGCGAGCTGGGGGTAAAAGATCTCAATCTTGACGCCACCATCGACGCGCCGAATCTGGATAACGCCCTGCCGGGTCTGGGCGGTACGGCGAAAGGACTCCTGAAAGTGCGCGGCACCGTGGACGCGCCGCAGCTGCTGGCAGATATCACCGCCAACAATCTGCGCTGGCAGGAGCTGAGCGTTGCCCGCGTCCGCGTGGAAGGGGATGTGAAATCCACCGATCAGATCGGCGGCAACCTGAACCTGCGCGTGGAGCGCATTTCCCAGCCGGACGTGAACATTAGCCTGGTGACTCTGGACGCCAAAGGGAACGAGAAGCAGCACGACCTCCAGCTGCGCGTGCAGGGCGAGCCCGTCTCCGGCCAGCTTCACCTGACCGGCAGCTTCGACCGGAAGGAAACGCGCTGGAAAGGAACGCTGGACAACACCCGCTTCAACACCCCGGTGGGGCCGCTGACGCTCTCGCGCTCCATTGCGCTGGACTACCGCAACGCCGAGCAGAAGATCAGCATCGGGCCTCACTGCTGGACCAACCCGAACGCGGAGCTGTGCGTGCCGCAGACCATTGATGCGGGGGCGGAAGGGCGCGCGCAAATCAACCTGAACCGCTTCGATCTGGCGATGCTGAAACCGTTTATGCCGGACACCACGCAGGCCAGCGGCGTCTTCAGCGGGAAAGCCGATGTCGCCTGGGATACCACCAAAGAGGGGCTGCCGCAGGGCAGCGTCACGCTTTCCGGGCGCAACGTGAAGGTAACGCAGGAGGTGAACGACGCGCCGCTGCCGGTGGCCTTCGACACCCTGAATGTGAGTGCAGACCTGCATAACAACCGTGCGGAGCTGGGGTGGCTTATCCGTCTGACCAACAACGGCCAGATGGACGGGCAGATACAGATTACCGATCCGCAGGGGCGGCGCAATCTGGGCGGCAACGTCAATATTCGTAACTTCAACCTGGCGATGGTCAACCCGATCTTCGCCCGCGGGGAAAAAGCCGAGGGCATGGTGAATGCCAACCTGCGTCTGGCGGGCAACGCGCAAAGCCCTCAGCTGTTCGGTCAGCTGCGGCTCAGCGGTGTGGATATCGACGGTAACTTTATGCCATTCGATATGCAGCCCAGCCAGATTGCGATGAACTTCAACGGCATGAGCTCGACGCTGAACGGCTCGGTATTAACTCAGCAGGGGCAAATCAACCTGAGCGGCGACGCGGACTGGAGCCAGCTCGACAACTGGCGCGCCCGTATTGCCGCGAAAGGCAGTAAGGTGCGCATCACCGTACCGCCAATGGTGCGCCTGGACGTCTCGCCGGACGTGGTCTTTGAGGCGACGCCAAGCCTCTTCACCCTGGATGGCCGCGTGGACGTGCCGTGGGCGCGCATAGTGGTTCACGAGGTGCCGGAAAGCGCGGTCGGCGTCTCCAGTGATGAAGTTATGCTCAATGAAAATCTGAAACCTGCCGAAGAGAAGAGCGCTGGCATACCGATTAATAGTAACCTTATTGTACATGTGGGAAATAACGTGCGGTTGGATGCGTTTGGGCTGAAGGCGAGGCTCACGGGCGACCTGAAAGTGGCGCAGGATAAACAAGGGCTTGGCCTCAACGGGCAGATCAATATTCCTGAAGGGCGTTTTCATGCCTATGGTCAGGATCTGATTGTCCGTAAAGGCGAGCTGCTGTTCTCCGGCCCACCGGATCAACCGCTGTTGAACATCGAAGCGATTCGTAACCCGGAAGCGACGGAAAACGACGTCATTGCTGGCGTACGCGTCACCGGCTCTGCCGACGAACCGAAGGCGGAGATCTTCTCCGACCCGGCGATGTCGCAGCAGGAAGCCCTCTCTTATCTGCTGCGCGGACAAGGTCTGGACAGCGGACAAAGCGACAGTGCGGCGATGACCTCAATGTTGGTCGGTCTGGGGGTTGCACAAAGTGGGCAGGTTGTGGGTAAAATCGGCGAGACGTTCGGCGTAAGCAATCTGGCGCTGGACACCCAGGGCGTGGGTGACTCCTCGCAGGTGGTGGTCAGCGGCTATGTACTGCCGGGTCTGCAGGTAAAATATGGTGTGGGGATCTTTGACTCACTGGCAACACTCACGTTACGCTATCGCCTGATGCCTAAGCTATATCTGGAAGCAGTGTCCGGCGTAGACCAGGCACTTGATCTGCTCTATCAGTTTGAGTTTTAGCAATGCGAATATTTGTCTACGGCAGTTTACGAACCAGGCAAGGCAACAGTCACTGGATGACCAATGCCCAGCTACTGGGGAATTACAATATCGAGAACTACCAGTTGTACAGCCTGGGCCACTATCCAGGCGCGGTTCCCGGCGAAGGAACAGTACAGGGTGAAGTTTATCGTATTGATAATGCTACACTTGCCGAACTTGATGCCTTGCGCACCAGGGGCGGTGAATACGCTCGCCAGTTGATCCAGACACCGTACGGAAGCGCGTGGATGTATGTCTACCAGCGTCCGGTCGACGGGTTAACGCGGATTGTAAGCGGTAACTGGTTAGACAGAGACCAGTACTGAAAAACGACAACGCCACCGTGAGGTGGCGTTGTTTTTTGTGTCTGGCAGTAAGAATTACTTCTTAGCAGCGCGTTCGAAGGAGGCGATGATTTCTGCTTTCGCCGCTTCTGCGTTGTCCCAGCCGTCAACCTTAACCCATTTACCTTTTTCGAGGTCTTTGTAGTGCTCGAAGAAGTGGGCGATCTGCGCTTTCAGCAGCTCTGGCAGGTCATTCACATCTTTAATGTGATCGTACTCTTTGCTCAGCTTGGTGTGCGGTACCGCAACTAGCTTCGCATCTTCACCCGCTTCGTCAGTCATCTTCAGCACGCCAACAGGACGGCAGCGAATGACGGAGCCTGGCTGCAGTGGGTATGGCGTTGGAACCAGCACGTCAACCGGGTCACCGTCCAGAGACAGGGTGTGGTTGATGTAGCCGTAGTTGCACGGATAGAACATGGCGGTAGACATGAAACGGTCAACGAACAGCGCACCGGTGTCTTTGTCGATTTCGTATTTGATTGGATCTGCGTTGGCCGGGATTTCAATAACAACGTAGATGTCTTCTGGCAGTTCTTTACCCGCTGGGACGTTGAGTAAGCTCATGTCGGTGTCCTTTAAAATGGATGGTAAACAAGTGGCAGGTATTATAGCCAACTCACGCTGAATGTCTCCGCCTCTTTTCGCTTTCTCTCCCCGCAAGCCCCACTTTTCAGACCGTTTCCATGACAGGAAAATCCATAAACTCAGCCGCATTTTTAATGGTGAAATGAAAGCGATTACAAACTTGTGATTAACATTTTATTCACTTTCCTGAAGTGTGATGTAACGCAATTCGTTACATATTTCATTGGCTATAGTCATTTCGCAGAACATCTTTTAACCAACAATAAACACCCCTACGAGGACGTTCATATGTGGAAGCGCTTACTTCTTGTCACAGCAGTTTCGGCAGCCATGTCGTCTATGGCGATGGCCGCTCCCTTAACCGTAGGTTTTTCGCAAGTTGGCTCTGAATCCGGCTGGCGTGCGGCGGAAACCAAC harbors:
- the ppa gene encoding inorganic diphosphatase; this encodes MSLLNVPAGKELPEDIYVVIEIPANADPIKYEIDKDTGALFVDRFMSTAMFYPCNYGYINHTLSLDGDPVDVLVPTPYPLQPGSVIRCRPVGVLKMTDEAGEDAKLVAVPHTKLSKEYDHIKDVNDLPELLKAQIAHFFEHYKDLEKGKWVKVDGWDNAEAAKAEIIASFERAAKK
- a CDS encoding gamma-glutamylcyclotransferase family protein encodes the protein MRIFVYGSLRTRQGNSHWMTNAQLLGNYNIENYQLYSLGHYPGAVPGEGTVQGEVYRIDNATLAELDALRTRGGEYARQLIQTPYGSAWMYVYQRPVDGLTRIVSGNWLDRDQY
- the tamB gene encoding autotransporter assembly complex protein TamB, whose translation is MSLWKKISLGVLIFIVLLLGTVAFLVGTTTGLHLLFNAANRWVPGLEIGQVTGGWRDLHLKNIRYEQPGVAVNAGEFHLAVKLGCLRDSKLCVNDLSLKDVNVAIDSKKMPKSAPVEEEDSGPLNLSTPYPIALYRVALDNVNIKIDDTTVSVMDFTSGLRWQEKNLTLTPTSLQGLLIALPKVADVAQEEIVEPKIQNPQPEEKPLGETLKELFSKPVLPEMTDVHLPLNLNIEEFKGEQLRLTGDTDLTVFNMLLKVSSIDGNMKLDALDIDTNQGSVNASGNALLRDSWPVDITLNSALNIDPLKGEKVKVKVGGALREKLDIGVNLSGPVDMALRAQTQLAEAGLPLNLEVVSKQLYWPFTGEKQYQADDLKLKLSGKMTDYTLSFRTAVKGQGVPPATITLDAKGNEQQVNLDKLTVAALEGKTELTALLDWQQAISWRGELKLTGINTAKEVPDWPSKLDGLIKTRGSLYGGTWQMDVPEIKLTGNVKQNKVNVEGSVKGNSYLQWIIPGLHVALGRNMADIKGELGVKDLNLDATIDAPNLDNALPGLGGTAKGLLKVRGTVDAPQLLADITANNLRWQELSVARVRVEGDVKSTDQIGGNLNLRVERISQPDVNISLVTLDAKGNEKQHDLQLRVQGEPVSGQLHLTGSFDRKETRWKGTLDNTRFNTPVGPLTLSRSIALDYRNAEQKISIGPHCWTNPNAELCVPQTIDAGAEGRAQINLNRFDLAMLKPFMPDTTQASGVFSGKADVAWDTTKEGLPQGSVTLSGRNVKVTQEVNDAPLPVAFDTLNVSADLHNNRAELGWLIRLTNNGQMDGQIQITDPQGRRNLGGNVNIRNFNLAMVNPIFARGEKAEGMVNANLRLAGNAQSPQLFGQLRLSGVDIDGNFMPFDMQPSQIAMNFNGMSSTLNGSVLTQQGQINLSGDADWSQLDNWRARIAAKGSKVRITVPPMVRLDVSPDVVFEATPSLFTLDGRVDVPWARIVVHEVPESAVGVSSDEVMLNENLKPAEEKSAGIPINSNLIVHVGNNVRLDAFGLKARLTGDLKVAQDKQGLGLNGQINIPEGRFHAYGQDLIVRKGELLFSGPPDQPLLNIEAIRNPEATENDVIAGVRVTGSADEPKAEIFSDPAMSQQEALSYLLRGQGLDSGQSDSAAMTSMLVGLGVAQSGQVVGKIGETFGVSNLALDTQGVGDSSQVVVSGYVLPGLQVKYGVGIFDSLATLTLRYRLMPKLYLEAVSGVDQALDLLYQFEF